A region of Drosophila suzukii chromosome 2L, CBGP_Dsuzu_IsoJpt1.0, whole genome shotgun sequence DNA encodes the following proteins:
- the LOC108019214 gene encoding uncharacterized protein yields the protein MPINNSRLEKQVKFRVLPEHISDKAVSIPTSVKSPRRHQDNIRREKVAKKIEKQTANGLTSCLIASSPDLRIGGGANDPAPRNAGKLPRTDSECQFKAPGFRFLTERDTSINSHEVKMSPRVVIKKELKHKCDFFSKPEDTRLFKNKITQTLYRESSAQTISYLPEVLETRNFKKLELFSLPSVLPGSNKPGLHEVEVLERARKRWAFSDALKVHFQRLLCEARKVAIKTEFKEILEAFEWEQWIQREEDIQECQMMRLQIVIKMFDKREKEMHAASKSRIEKACERIEERRLAGLRKNEIEFQRGMRRLEIQVTKTPRRWEKQKPMHSLGSPCSEFYAPLLRYGVDPAHRNYVSKTGRNAFDMRIDELEKKVNMNQLKCPFRKLKDWSKPKKYDQEYERNFCKEDNLQKLFECLKALRTQAAREKEDPKCLKKRRRRELGRVASQMTLAYLTDLYDVQSDSSKESSEKGISISKYAGFLETEANQNSEIIMTSLKNDRKREGMENLLNIYEGTYVGWVMQFLSEEMARLSELRRLHFFAIMAQKERWRREAAEAGLRQKENDMRLMYEELFQNCNVVNNEISNKYFAQILSSDMYNVADSSAAETVSEVAQQIDTDIERWLESFKLIQNPLTYVPLRLMLNDLVSPDMDQVLQRYENSLIVQYVVEDVIFQKLWTELDPFDIATTLTSDLIDRLIDNDLYLMSTDSESEIPQKASWREANAIIRKLIRRAVPGRRWLEENERIVTENYNDLFDDIFVQILQKMENPPPVESSDLIDLRLTPSQGDIRSTDNIREKENINMGNISLKGSDFMGQQTLALIKRFKDDHITGALVNVDKPLGDDPPSGSDQFINSQIITPVSNLTKEPSAVFSLRSTLDLSQVSNLASLIGRGYRVMLPSEVEKNIENLVKESEDKILEPIKDIEEHEVRNKMEKEEQDLVLDIDSPKVSFHEMQVPIIPAKEISPEAYHPPIFLDNKEEQIAEEEQLPLEITHDNLETKDSTPKKIKSDVDPIPKELTPISSGSNDIKKANTTNDNLETIDSTPKEIKSVVDRIPKELTPISSGSKDIKPTAKELVPPEGNKPIMVEESDSFIPPVRSSGLKNLTPKAASLITDSTKVKGNAVPIKKDQPKTQVQGNEEEDQIEERRHRGSLGSHFNPLQAVIPIETSDDHLPVNDNMTADPSRMLLDPE from the exons ATGCCAATAAACAATTCGCGACTAGAAAAGCAGGTTAAGTTTAGGGTTCTTCCGGAGCACATATCAGACAAAGCTGTAAGTATACCAACTTCTGTAAAATCGCCCAGACGCCATCAGGATAATATCAGAAGAGAAAAAGTCGCTAAGAAAATTGAAAAGCAAACTGCAAATGGTCTAACATCTTGTTTGATCGCCAGCTCACCCGATTTACGGATCGGTGGAG GTGCTAATGATCCAGCCCCTCGTAATGCTGGAAAATTACCTCGCACTGACAGCGAGTGTCAGTTCAAGGCCCCGGGATTCCGTTTCCTTACGGAAAGAGACACGTCTATAAACAGCCATGAGGTCAAGATGAGTCCTCGCGTGGTCATAAAGAAAGAATTAAAGCACAAATGCGATTTCTTTTCCAAGCCTGAGGACACGCGACTTTTCAAGAATAAAATCACCCAGACGCTTTACAG GGAATCCTCTGCGCAGACTATTAGTTATTTGCCAGAAGTTTTAGAAACAAGGAACTTCAAAAAATTGGAACTGTTTTCCCTGCCATCTGTATTGCCAGGATCAAATAAACCAGGGCTGCATGAGGTCGAGGTCCTGGAGCGTGCCAGAAAGAGATGGGCCTTTAGCGATGCGCTGAAGGTACACTTTCAAAGACTGCTTTGTGAGGCCAGGAAAGTGGCTATAAAAACTGAGTTCAAAGAGATTTTGGAAGCCTTCGAGTGGGAGCAGTGGATCCAGCGGGAGGAGGACATCCAGGAGTGCCAGATGATGCGTCTCCAGATCGTAATCAAGATGTTTGACAAGAGGGAGAAGGAAATGCACGCCGCCTCAAAGTCACGGATTGAAAAAGCCTGCGAACGAATCGAGGAGCGACGCCTAGCTGGTTTGCGAAAGAACGAGATCGAGTTTCAGCGGGGAATGCGTCGCCTGGAGATCCAAGTCACGAAGACTCCGCGAAGATGGGAAAAGCAGAAGCCCATGCATTCTCTGGGATCTCCGTGCTCCGAATTCTATGCTCCGCTTTTAAGATACGGCGTGGATCCGGCACATAGAAACTATGTCTCAAAAACCGGACGCAATGCTTTCGACATGAGGATCGACGAACTGGAGAAGAAAGTCAATATGAACCAATTAAAATGTCCGTTTAGAAAGCTCAAAGATTGGTCTAAACCCAAAAAGTATGACCAAGAGTATGAGCGGAACTTTTGCAAAGAGGACAATCTGCAAAAGCTCTTCGAATGCTTGAAGGCCCTTAGAACTCAGGCCGCCAGGGAGAAAGAGGACCCGAAATGTCTCAAAAAGCGTCGAAGAAGGGAATTAGGTAGAGTCGCATCTCAAATGACCCTTGCCTATTTGACCGACCTCTACGATGTTCAGTCCGATTCCTCTAAAGAGAGTTCTGAAAAAGGAATATCAATTAGCAAGTATGCAGGTTTTCTTGAAACTGAGGCGAATCAAAATTCAGAAATTATAATGACAAGCTTGAAGAACGATAGAAAGAGGGAGGGCATGGAGAACTTGTTGAACATATACGAGGGCACCTACGTGGGATGGGTGATGCAGTTCCTATCGGAGGAGATGGCTCGCCTCTCGGAACTACGTAGGCTTCACTTTTTCGCGATTATGGCCCAGAAGGAGCGATGGCGTCGCGAGGCAGCCGAAGCTGGATTGAGACAGAAGGAGAACGATATGAGGCTGATGTACGAGGAGTTGTTCCAGAACTGCAATGTGGTCAACAACGAAATCTCCAACAAATATTTCGCACAGATTTTGAGCTCAGATATGTACAATGTGGCCGACAGCTCAGCTGCAGAGACAGTAAGTGAAGTGGCGCAACAAATCGATACTGATATAGAGCGATGGCTAGAGAGCTTCAAGCTGATTCAGAACCCCCTCACTTATGTTCCCCTACGTCTGATGCTGAACGATTTAGTCTCCCCCGACATGGATCAAGTGCTCCAGCGCTATGAGAACTCCCTGATTGTGCAATACGTGGTGGAGGATGTGATCTTTCAAAAATTGTGGACTGAACTAGATCCATTTGACATAGCCACCACATTAACAAGCGATCTTATTGATCGTCTTATCGACAACGATTTATATCTCATGTCCACGGATAGCGAAAGTGAAATCCCTCAAAAGGCCTCCTGGCGTGAGGCCAATGCCATAATTAGAAAGCTCATTCGACGGGCAGTTCCCGGAAGACGTTGGCTTGAAGAAAATGAACGCATCGTAACCGAAAACTATAACGATCTCTTTGACGATATATTCGTCCAAATTTTACAGAAGATGGAAAATCCTCCCCCTGTTGAATCCTCCGATTTAATCGATCTTCGGTTGACTCCTTCCCAGGGTGACATTCGTAGCACGGACAATATTCgcgaaaaagaaaatattaatatgGGAAATATCTCACTTAAAGGATCTGACTTTATGGGACAACAGACGTTGGCCCTAATTAAACGATTCAAGGACGACCACATCACAGGAGCATTAGTAAACGTCGATAAGCCCCTTGGTGATGATCCGCCATCTGGTAGCGACCAGTTTATAAACTCTCAAATTATTACTCCCGTTAGCAACCTAACAAAGGAACCAAGTGCAGTCTTCAGTCTTAGAAGCACTTTGGATCTTTCCCAAGTTTCAAATTTAGCATCCCTTATAGGCAGGGGCTACAGGGTAATGCTACCCAGtgaggtagaaaaaaatatagaaaaccTTGTAAAGGAGAGCGAAGACAAAATATTAGAGCCCATCAAAGACATTGAGGAACATGAAGTCAggaataaaatggaaaaagaGGAACAGGACCTGGTGCTTGATATTGATTCGCCGAAAGTCTCATTTCATGAAATGCAAGTGCCAATAATCCCTGCGAAGGAAATAAGCCCGGAAGCTTATCACCCACCTATATTCCTTGATAATAAAGAAGAGCAAATCGCAGAAGAAGAACAATTACCTTTGGAAATAACTCATGATAATTTGGAAACAAAGGACTCAACtcccaaaaaaattaaatccgACGTTGACCCAATACCCAAGGAGCTGACACCCATTTCCTCAGGTTCCAACGATATAAAAAAAGCTAACACAACTAATGATAATTTGGAAACTATTGACTCAACTCCCAAAGAAATTAAGTCCGTCGTTGACCGAATACCCAAGGAGCTGACACCCATTTCCTCAGGTTCCAAGGATATAAAACCAACTGCCAAGGAATTAGTACCACCTGAAGGAAATAAGCCTATCATGGTCGAAGAATCCGATTCCTTTATTCCACCCGTTCGGTCTTCGGggttaaaaaatttgacccCAAAGGCGGCTTCATTAATAACTGATTCAACTAAAGTCAAGGGAAATGCAGTACCTATTAAAAAGGATCAGCCCAAAACACAAGTACAGGGAAATGAAGAAGAGGACCAAATCGAGGAAAGAAGGCATCGAGGCTCCTTGGGCTCTCACTTCAATCCCCTTCAAGCAGTGATTCCCATTGAAACAAGTGATGACCATTTGCCCGTCAATGATAATATGACAGCAGACCCAAGTAGGATGTTGTTAGATCCCGAATAA